One Notolabrus celidotus isolate fNotCel1 chromosome 18, fNotCel1.pri, whole genome shotgun sequence DNA window includes the following coding sequences:
- the LOC117829585 gene encoding NLR family CARD domain-containing protein 3-like — MLCTEDTEEGVPPVKTSQLEAQRPDSDGPSCVSMKSDRSKDFFIEFKDGRPADRRVQLNGSEFHDKPVQQHQTHPDSIFNMLEKDFFNFVRNELKRVHRVLTSDFPASLESEEEEEVLDSEDEGQRRSREAFLEITLHLLRRRRQEDLADCLWSKTVVPECGHKLKSDLKEKFQCVFEGIAKAGNPTLLNQIYTELYITEGGTGEVNDEHEVRQIEAASRTPHRPETTIRQEDIFKGSPGRDQPIRAVLTKGVAGIGKTVLTQKFTLDWAEDKTNQDIQFTFPFTFRELNVLRERKFSLVELVHHFFTQTREAGLCRFEEFQVVFIFDGLDECQLPLDFHNNPILTDVTESTLVDVLLTNLIRGNLLPSARLWITTRPAAANQIPPECVDMVTEVRGFTDPLKEEYFRKRFRDQEQASRIISHLKTSRSLHIMCHIPVFCWITATVLEDVLKTREGGELPRTLTQMYIYFLVVQSKLKSIKYNRGAETDPLWSPESRNMIQSLGKLAFDQLQKGNLIFYESDLTECGIKIKEASVYSGVFTQVFREEGGLYQDKVFCFIHLSVQEFLAALHVHLTFTKSGLNLMEEEQRTSWWTYLFGQNKETRFYQSAVDQAFNSPNGHLDLFLRFLLGLSLQTNQTLLRGLLTQTGSSSQTNQETVEYIKKRTESTLSAERSINLFHCLNELNDRSLVEEIQQSLRSGCLSTEKLSPAQWSALVFILLSSEKDLDVFDLKEYSASEEALLRLLPVIKASNKALLSGCNLSERSCEALSSVLSSQSSSLRELDLSNNDLQDSGVNLLSAGLKSPHCRLETLSLSGCLITEEGCASLASALSSSSLRELDLSYNHPGERGEKLLSDRQKDALCRLETLRLDHGGRNRLKPGLKKWACELEVDTNTTSRKLKLSDNNRTVTHVKEAQLYFDHPDRFDYWPQLLCRTGLTGRCYWEVEWRGRVVVSTSCRGISRRGTSEDCVFGWNNQSWSLICYDEGYSVRHNTRETDVPVSWSSASHRVAVYVDCPAGTLSFYRVASDSLIHLHTFSNSFTEPVYPGFGPWLPGSSVSL; from the exons ATGCTCTGcacagaggacacagaggaagGAGTCCCTCCCGTTAAAACCTCTCAGTTGGAGGCTCAGAG aCCAGACTCTgatggacccagctgtgtgtccatgAAGAGTGACCGATctaaagatttttttattgagtttaaaGATGGACGACCTGCTGATAGAAG AGTTCAGCTGAATGGCTCGGAATTCCATGACAAGCCCGtccagcagcatcaaacacacCCGGACTCCATctttaat ATGCTGGAGAAGGACTTTTTCAACTTTGTGAGGAACGAGCTCAAGAGAGTGCACAGGGTTCTGACATCAGATTTCCCAGCATCCTtagagagtgaggaagaggaggaggtgttgGATAGTGAGGATGAAGGGCAGAGGAGGAGTAGAGAAGCATTTCTGGAGATCACTCTGCACcttctgaggaggaggaggcaggaggatCTGGCTGACTGTCTGTGGAGCA AAACAGTCGTTCCAGAGTGCGGACACAAACTGAAGTCtgacctgaaggagaagttccagtgtgtgtttgaggggatcgcGAAAGCAGGAAACCCTACCCTCCTAAAccagatctacacagagctctacatcacagagggagggactggagaggtcaatgatgaacatgaggtcagacagattgaagcagcatccaggacaccacacagaccagagaccaccatcagacaagaagacatctttaaaggctcacctggaagagatcaaccaatcagagcagtgctgacaaagggagtggctggcatcgggaaaacagtcttaacacagaagttcactctggactgggctgaagacaaaACCAACCAGGACATCCAATTCACATTtcccttcactttcagagagctgaatgtgctgagagagagaaagttcagcttggtggaacttgttcatcacttctttactcagaccagagaagcaggactctgcaggtttgaagagttccaggttgtgttcatctttgacggtctggatgagtgtcaacttcctctggacttccacAACAATCCGATCCTGACTGATGTTACAGAGTCCACCTTagtggatgtgctgctgacaaacctcatcagggggaacctgctcccctctgctcgcctctggatcaccacaagacctgcagcagccaatcagatccctcctgagtgtgttgacatggtgacagaggtcagagggttcactgaccctctgaaggaggagtacttcaggaaGAGGTTCAGAGACCAGGAGCAGGCCAGCAGAATCATCTCCCACCTCAAGACATCccgaagcctccacatcatgtgccacatcccggtcttctgctggatcactgctacagttctggaggatgtgctgaagaccagagagggaggagagctgcccaGGACCCTGACTCAGATGTACATCTACTTCCTGGTGGTTCAGTCCAAACTGAAGAGCATCAAGTACAATAGAGGAGCTGAGACTGATCCACTCTGGAGTCCAGAAAGTAGGAACATGATCCagtctctgggaaaactggcttttgatcagctgcagaaaggaaacctgatcttctatgagtccgacctgacagagtgtggcatcaagatcaaggaagcctcagtgtactcaggagtgttcacacaggtcttcagagaggaggggggactGTACCAGGACaaggtgttctgcttcatccacctgagtgttcaggagtttctggctgctcttcatgtccatTTGACCTTCACCAAGTCTGGACTCAACCTGATGGAAGAAGAACAAAGAACATCCTGGTGGACTTACTTATTTGgccaaaacaaagaaacacgtTTCTACCAGAGTGCTGTGGACCAGGCCTTTAACAGTCCAAACGGACACCTGGACTTGTTCCTGCGCTTCCTCCTGGGTCTTTCACTGCAGACCAATCAGACTCTCCTGAGAGGTCTGCTGACTCAGACAGGAAGTagctcacagaccaatcaggaaACAGTCGAGTACATCAAGAAGAGGACTGAGTCGACcctctctgcagagagaagcatcaacctgttccactgtctgaatgaactgaatgatcGTTCTCTGGTGGAGGAGATCCAACAGTCCCTGAGATCAGGATGTCTCTCCACAGAGaaactgtctcctgctcagtggtcagctctggtcttcatcttactgtcctcagagaaagacctggacgtgtttgacctgaaggaatactctgcttcagaggaggctcttctgaggctgctgccagtgatcAAAGCCTCCAACAAAGCTCT GCTGAGtggatgtaacctgtcagagagaagctgtgaagctctgtcctcagtcctcagctcacagtcatccagtctgagagagctggacctgagtaacaacgatctgcaggattcaggagtgaatctgctctctgctggTCTGAAGAGTCCACACTGCAgactggaaactctcag tctctCAGGTTGTCTGATCACAGAGGaaggctgtgcttctctggcctcagcactgagctcctccagtctgagagagctggacctgagctacaacCATCCAGGAGAACGTGGAGAGAAGCTACTGTCTGACAGACAGAAGGATGcactctgcagactggagacaCTGAG GTTGGATCATGGTGGAAGGAACAGACTGAAACCTGGTCTGaagaagt GGGCCTGTGAGCTGGAagtggacacaaacacaacaagcaGAAAACTCAAACTGTCTGACAACAACAGGACGGTGACACACGTGAAGGAAGCTCAGTTGTATTTCGATCATCCAGACAGATTCGACTACTGGCCCCAGCTGCTGTGTCGGACTGGTCTGACCGGtcgctgttactgggaggtcgAGTGGAGAGGAAGAGTTGTTGTATCGACGAGTTGCAGAGGAATCAGCAGGAGAGGAACCAGTGAAGACTGCGTGTTTGGATGGAACAATCAGTCCTGGAGTCTGATCTGCTATGATGAAGGTTACTCTGTCCGTCACAATACCAGAGAAACAGACGTCCCAGTCTCCTGGTCCTCTGCCTCTCACAGAGTCGCAgtgtatgtggactgtcctgctggcactctgtccttctacagagtcGCCTCTGACTCactgatccacctccacaccttcagcaACTCCTTCACTGAGCCTGTTTATCCTGGTTTTGGGCCCTGGTTACCAGGTTCCTCAGTGTCTCTGTGA